The Clavelina lepadiformis chromosome 3, kaClaLepa1.1, whole genome shotgun sequence region CGTTGGCCAGTGTGCAGGATTTTAAGTCCCAAATCTCAAGCGTAAACGATTCCATTGTGCAGGCCACCACCACGTATGCAGAAAACTATGATATTTACAGGTGGGGAGCAAATAGTTTGTCATCTTTATGTGTGTATTGCACTACTACAGGCTACTTGTTTCTACAAAGGGCTACTACAGACACAAATCAAATGAATTTATTCTGGTAATACTTTGTAAAAGCCACAACTATATTATTTGGCTTAAAGCACTCGAAGTGTAGCGCGATAATCTACTGTATAGTATAAAGTGGTAGAATTATCTACTTTTTGGTGTGTACTACTGATGCATTGGTCAAATTCCACTTTCTGTTACTCAACAATCCAAACGCATTTTCTCCGAATTACATGTGAGCTAGCGCTTAgtttaaattgtaatttaccATCTGCTTTACAGATATATTGCCGGGGTTGTCCTCGGAAGTGTCTTTGCCGTCATTTGCGCGTTTTACTTGATAGGAATGCTAATGGGAACGTGTTCATATAAAGAGGAGCGTATACCCAATTTACGATCATGCAGCTCAAACTGCGGCGGCAtattcattatgacgtaagcTTGCCTCAATCCGTTATTAGAAGTTATCCACGATTTTTAAGGAGtgcatttgttttgttgtattttcatGATCTACAAAATGGGAGACtatgtattttttgttgaaagaaCATTTTGACACTGATATATTCTTTACTCCTGTAATAACAGGGCTGTTGGATTGTCGTTCATATTTTCCTGGCTCTTCATGATTCTAGTCACCGTCACTTTCACGGTCGGCGGTCATGGGGAACGGTATGCCTGCCAGATTCTCGAAGAACCTTACGAGGGCCTCAAGGTTATTTACGTATAAATCAAAACCTTAAAGCTTTGCTATTTATTTTAAGATATATCACATAACGTTAGTAGAACCTGTTGGGACCAGTTTAAGGCAGTTAGTGCTCTTACTATTTGCTCTTCTCTTTTTGTTATCAACgatgtttgattttttggtATTCAGTTTGAGTTGACagattaataattaaaatccCAGTTGgattaataattaaaacattttctaaaattgtCCTACCGTGTCAGCATCCATAAGTCTTGCTGCGGTTTCGACTTCGAAGTTCTGTGAAGACTTAATACTGGTTAACAATTCATTAAACCTTATTCTTCTTTTTCAACAATGGAAAGTTTGCCGACGACGTTATTTGGGAACTTTACGGCAGCGTCGTCGGTAAAATGATTTACGGTTCGTCGCACTTCGATCTAGGcattagtgacgtcataatgtaaGATTGAAGCGTGGTGTTGTACTGTTACCCTGGTAATGAATAAAATTATGCTTAACTGTGTGCACGACTGTGTTAGGAGCCTGCTATAATGTTGGTGTCGTTCAGTGGTGCGTTGAATGTTTAAGGTGTGTTGGAGACCTTTAAGTTACTATCATCCTATTCATGTTGACATTGTGGTCCATATCGGTGTCTTACTATAGAATATATCGGCGTCTTATCAAACTTGAGTAATTAATGTTTCTAAGAGCGAACACTAGTTTGCTTAGAACTTTAGATTATCGGCACTTTGGTCCACGCCACGTACGAAATCATTGACTAGATTCCATCATTCACTCATCTATTGTACTGTGACTCATCCCGTAATTgtattatgatatcataatcgTTGTTATGTGACATCACGTTGTTGTTGTAGTTCACGGACAAGATTTTGAACGCTACTGGAATTGACATCAGCGCAACTTTGCAAAATCCTGACGCCGGGCTCACCGTAGATGGCATATTTACGTGAGTGGCGATTGGCTAATTGCTAAAGGTCATTGAACCCAGCTTTAAACACATCCTCAAGCGTCATGTTAGATTACAAATAGAAAGAACTCAATTCTATTTGTTACCTGTCATTGTTTGAAGTAGTACTAAGAGCGCTTTCATTAGTAGCGTCACTTGTGTAGACCACCACAAAGCATGTTATTAGAATCGTTTGTTGAGCTTTAACAACTGTGGAGTGTTTTATTCTCGAAATTGCCGATATTTCTCCTTTCAACAACTGCTATTTATTCCGCTCGGTTTAGTTCGTGCAAGGAAAATGAGTCCATATACAACGCACTTAAGCTAGAATATGTCTTCAATATCACCGAGGTTATCCAAAACTCCACCGCTCAACTTTCCGGTTTCCAAGACCAACTTAGCAACGTTAGCGTCGACCTTAGCTCTATTCAGTGAGTAAGCGACTGGGAAGCTGTTTCCGGTAGCTATCCAATATCCATTTATAGTTTGTCATGAACCGATGGTTTAGCGTTTGTGCATGCTGTGgggtttttgttttaacacCGGTTCGAATTATTTCAGGGTTTACTCGCCAGAGATTCAAAGTGCTTTGAATGAACTCAAAGCTGCCGATTTGGCCTCCATCGACTTTGCGTCATATTTGAGTGAGGTCAGTTTTTAGACTATTGTTGCTTTATCAATCACAGTGCACTTTTGTCGGAATTCTAATTTGCAAAATGGTTTATGTTTTGGGCGCATGATGTTTCATATCCGTGCTTCTTTTGTTTCACTAAAAACATGTCTTTAGATATCGAACGTCGTCTCTGCCGCTCAACTTAGCACCTATGCCCAATTCTTGAACGACACTGCTGATAACGTTTCGTCAATCAGCCCTGTGAGTGATTTGTTTCGGAATGTTTAGCTTTACCTTCGCAGGCATTGGCAGGGTCGGCCatctttgctttatttttgctAGTAATTCGCTACTCCTATATGTTGAAGTTAAGGATTTTCCTTGAAAATCCCAGGACAATCAGCGATGATTTAACGTACAAAATAGTTATAATCATTGATACAACTTACATTAAAACTGTACTTTtccacaaaaaaatgtttcaacttTCAGTCACCAGTCCTAACCTTTTTCTCTCATTCAGTCATTTGCAAGCCAACTTCGAGGCCACTCCTACAATATCTTGCAAATAGAAGAACTATACCTAGCACCGGTCACTGCTGACCTGACCAGGTTGAACACCAGTATTTTGATGCTTCAGGATTTATCCCAAAGCTTCAACGTAAGTCGAAGGCATACTGGCAGTTTCGCTTACCGCATATCACATTGGATGTCTATGCGATTATAATtagaatgacatcataatatgacctttgttttgtaacaatatAATAGTATTTTGTCATCTTGGAGCCGGGCGAAAGTTATCATGGTTTTAAAAAGACATTTAGACTAAATAAAGCACGCTCTGATAGATTGTAAGTTTGTTTTCCGCGCTTGAACCCGCGAGCGTAGACAGATTGGGAACGACGAAAATCAAGTGGTTTTCATCAACCAAGTAACGAAATAAATGATTTTCTccaatattaaatttttacagaaaCGTAGTTAAGTTTTATCACGTATATGTGCTTGACCATTTTCTTTAACTAACCATTCTAGCCTATGTGGAGTCTCGTCGTAAGTTCGTGACAAAAAGCTTCAACCAAAAATTCATCTTGGGAGGTTGCTGTACTTTGTGTGAAATATCGGCCTCTCACACAACAGACCGGACAAGACAATTACATGCCTTTGaacaaaacattgtatttgGGCTCCAATCTTTATGTACTGACGTACGAAGGCTTGGTTCTAAAACGCAATGCCTTGTCATAATATGCCTGTTGCACAACCCTTTGAAATGCCCATGCGTTGCTAAAGCAGCGGCGCTatatttttgaatgaaatCAAAGACAAGAAATTGTCAAGAAGCAAAAAATCGTTTTAAGCATTAAATCGAAAATTCTATTTTGCCAACAGACCAGCATAGACGCAACTGAAGATGCGTTGATAGAGTTGGACGCTTACATACAAGCGAACGGATCTGCTCTTGTCACCGACCAAGCGACTCAGTTTTCTGATGCTTTAATTGGTGACGTCAATGGCTTCATGGATTGGTTTGGGATACAGGTAAATAGCGAGAAAGTGCTTATTTCAACTACATATTGAATAACGCTAGTCTATACCTTAACCGCAGTTCACGTCGACTTAATATTCAACAATTACCTGAAGCACGGTAAAAGTAGACGGCCATTATATCGTCACAATGTTGATCTTTAATAGCGGCGTATCAGCTTATTTAGCTTAAGCACACTTGGTTCAATACCAGCTCCTTAACCACAAGATGATACACGTTAGTGGTGCAACTGTGTTTGCAATTAGACTGAAACTCAGCGTTGAAATATGTCGGCTGTCTTACGCATTTTCATGATCAATGACGTCCACTTTCGCTTCTATAGGTGACTGAGAATTTTGGAGCGTGTGAGCCCGTCTACTTGGTCTACACTCAAGTCGTATCCCTGCTTTGCGACTATCTGATGGACATACTGGTCAGTTGGTGctgattaaatattttaacggGTACGTGTCACTTGTAGTTGCGATATGACCGGCTAATCTACCAACTTGCGCTGCAGAACGGGCTGTGGTTTTGTCTGGGCTGGTGCGTTTTCTTCCTCTTGCCTGGCGCTATTGTTGGGATGAAGTTGGCCAAATTTTATCGAAAGTTGGATATTGAAGATTCAGACGGTTACGTCAAGTAAGTAAATAGAATCGCAATCAGTAAAATATCTCGAAAACAAGGGTTGCTCATACATATGCAGACCATACGTAATAACTATATTATTTCTAAGCACAAAGTTTTACCAAGTTAAAAGCGATTTGTAAAATAAACGCTGTTCAAACAACCTACTAACAGAGAGAGAGAGAATTTATTCGccatttttgtcaaattaagcaaatacattaaaattaaatgaaagcAGGAATTGCTTGACGTGGGACGGCGAAAGATCTTACGGTGATTCAAGTCTGCCGCCCTAACTGATCTTCATTATGTGTGTGCATGTGAACAATcaataaaatgttatgtttgacatatttttatcattgcaGTGGGCCATGGAATGACATGGAGATGGCCGCATTCAACCACAGCAACAAGTAAGTTGATTAATTTGGTAACTAAAATTTGCCTGGACTAACTTCACAAAGCCCGTCATCTATGCAACTTGCTTGTTCGAAACCAAATGTTTCCCCAACCATCTTATTATCACGGATAATTTGTTGTTGCAGCAGTAACGAGAACGGTCGATCCGGATCAGCGAAATTccggtttgtttttttgatatctttgctaatttttgcatgatttttgatttacgtttttttttcagttactTCCAGAGCATGCTTTTTTACACACTGGTTCAAGTCAGGTGTAATTGCAGTTAAACGGGAATGTAGCTTTAATACCAAGCTGTTATGCCGATTATGTGCAGGGTCCTAGAGAAATTAATATGTTGACAAATTAGGAagtaattgaaacaaaaataatttcttgaattattttaacgTTACCTAGAGATATAATAACTCAAGAAAACATAGTTAGTGTTTTACTTGGGATTTAATTGTTTCATAATTGGCCGCTTTTGTGACTTGAACCAGTTTATATGACCTCCTGTCGTCCATAGAAtgcatgaaagattttgttatttgttttaagcGAGTTCTAGGAAAAATCTTTACCCTGGAAAGATCGAAGATTCAGGTTTATGATCGCTCAAAACTAACACATAACAAAGCTAAAAAACTAACAGCTTGTACTAACCTTTTTCAACACGCTTATTAACAGCATTTTCGCTCCGGAGCGGTAAGTGTACATAGCTTTTGCAGACGTGTGCCGTGAAGCGTGCGTAGACTTTATATGAGCATGAAATTCAATCTCTCCTTATTTTCGCAAGCCCTTATATCACCGCGAAAGCACTGTATGCTTTCCCGATCTTGACTGTTAAATTGCGAATAGGAAATTTTATATTAGCGTTTGCATTGTCGTTGATATTCATAATTGGTGCCTAGTGCAAATCTTACACTGCCTTTCAATTACTTATCTCAGTTGTTGAAGAACTTCTTCGGTAAATGTAAATACGGTTCTTCGGTAAATACTTGTTGTCTAATTCACTTTCTATACGCATGCTTGTGATGACGTAGTGCTAGACCTGTGGAGATAGCATGGTGTAGTTTGTAGATAAGAAATTATTTGCTTCGTATGACTGTTAGTTactgaaattttacaaacaaaggTTCTTGTGTTAAATGAATCAAACTGTTGTTGAATTAAGCCTTGAGAATGAATTCCCGAAAAATTGCAGCAACTTTCATAACCTTGGAACTTGTTTGTCTTTCAGATCGGCAAAGATCCATCCAGGACAATATTACTGATTTCATATCTTTTtacgaaaacaaaaacaaaatttgtagaAAAGCGAAAAGTACGCCCGATGCGCATCTGCCTTCTTAATTGATAGGAATACTTTCAGAACTTTGTAATAAGTACGTCGTAGATATAATCATGATACTGTGTAGAAAATAGAGCATCAACATGTAGAAAAGCGCCATCTAGCGAGCAGCGCGGTACAAAATGCTGGGTACCGGCgagtaaaatttaaaaaaatatgcaGTATGTAGTAATTTCCTGCTCGTTAAGtctatattttttactttgagCTTTTTAGCTACTTGCGCAACGATTTTTTCATGCCACGTATTATTTACTGTTGCTGATATGCGAGTTTGTACATTTTTAATATCCTTGCTGCTTTGTTCCGCTATGATTTATTTACGTTGCTTTATTTACTTCTATATTAGTCGTCAAATTACTCAAATATCCCATCGTGAAGCCAATTGTTACTGGTCAAAAATATctgatttttacaaaagttgTGTTTGTAGTTGCGAAATAGTCCAAAACGCAGTCATTTGCCAAAAGctaaagaaaagttaaaaaaaaataatttcaacaacgaaaaatagaaaattgaATAATAGGAAACAACATAAGAAAATTCTGACCTAAACAGAGGTGGacattttactaaaatgtgaaaacttttttcagaTCCCGAAAAAGAGCAGAGAAGTACTTCGACGGCCTGCGTGAGGCTTTGCCCAAGGCCGAATCTCCCAGGTCAGAAAAGCGCCGTCAGAGTAGCCCAAAGCGTGCGAGTGTGAAAGCAGATGTAGACCCAGTCGAAGAAGTGAGCAACGGTGAGGATGAATAGTGAAAGCAAGCCGTCACCAGCAGTTAGGATCACTAAAGAGTGCAAGACAAGTTTAAGTTTATATGCTAGAAACTAACACGCTGAAATACGAGAATAAACAATTACAGGAAATCGGGCACAATACCGGTCGACGGTTGTTAAACTAAGATCCATGTTGCGACAAAATTTTACATGTGCCTTTCTTTCGAAATCTAGtgttttgcagtttttgtaCACAGCACAACCGTTAAAGTTGAAAGTTATACAAAAGAGTTTTTAATGGAAGTTGAAGCCGTAAAGATTGGATATATTAATTGAGTTGTTAGTTTTAGTAGTTGCAATCGTATCATTGGAATGTTCCCGCCTTTCGTCTACTCCAACGGTCTCCAAGCTTTTCCCACTGCTGAATCCTTCAAAATCAGTCAGAAGTTCAGAACATACAAAAAGTTTTCAGCCAATGAAGTGTACTTACGGTATACTACCtagtaattactaattactgTCCTCAGTAATACAACTTGAGACGTTCACTAGGTACATATAGGTAAGCAAGTGCTAACACAATTTGTACGACACTAGATAATAATAGGTTAGTGTCATTTTTAATGATTACCACAATACCTGTTTCTGTATTACTCGCAGAACCAGAGTGTCAGCTTTTCGTAGAGTGTCAGGGTGCTGGCAACCACTGACGCACTCCATAGGAAAAATTTGACCTGAAATAATAATTAGTCATAAAATAAACACGAAAATAATTACGCGTGGATGCAATACCAACAATATGCAGTCATATCAATTGATGTCGGTAGATTTATTGTCAGCTTGCAACGTAGGCCTACTTGCGCAGGAATGAATGAATCATTTCGTGAGATTTGATGTACGGTGGTGGGACCAACACTGGCTGTAATTGTCCCTCACCGCTTATCGCAATTTTTAGGTCATGACTGTGTTACATGACTTCACACTTAAGACTACCCAACTTAGCGGATTTATATCCCAAGAAACGCACTCAGTAACAAAATAGTTGATTTCGAACAGCTTTTGTATCAATCAAAAGTCCTAAACTTTATCAATTTCGGTCATGAAAATTCGGTTATTGCAACGTGATTGGTTGAAGAATACATAGTATCGGTTGtatgttttgatttttcataCACCTAATGCCGCTGTAATGATAagtaagttatatatatagtaAGTTACTCTGCGAGAAAGCCCAGTCCTTGGGATTGACAGTAAGGCCACATTTTGGGAGTGTAATATTTCGGTGGAAAAGCAGATAGACGGGAAGGTACTTGAAGCAGAAACCTCTGGAACGACGGGCGTAAACATCCGACAAGAGTTAAGTCACTCATCTAGCGAATCGACGTTTTCACCAATTCATGTATTGTTTCCACCTGCTAGGAAAGAACAAAACGAATCACTTGCCTTTGTTCGGTCATACGGGCTTGAACAATTACCCCGCATGGTTGAATGCGGACTTATTTTGACACCACCAGTAGCATTGAGCCTCCAAGTACCCAGGTTATCGTTACAAGCGCAGGCCCCAATGGCCAGTGTATTATGGAAGTCTTTACAGAAAATAGTAGACGGAGGCAGTTCTAGCCACCTCAGGATTGAGAGACAGTTTTAGGCAAACGCGACACATCGTGATTTTAACAGGATTTTATTACAAGCACCAACATAAGCGTAAATACAGACAACAATCTATTACATAAAGAAAGCATTAACATGTGAATATCTACACTTTCATCGAGTAGTGCTACGGGCTTGTTAAGTACGAATAAATGTAAATCAAACCAAAAACTACTAAAAACGCAACTAAATATTTCCTTTTCGATTGATGTGGGTCTTTTTCTGACATTACGCATATCACTATAAACTAAAAATCCAATCACAAATGTTAATCACTGCAATAACTTATACAATATTTACTTATAGACATATTAAATATATCTCGCTGTGCAATTAAGAGGAGCCTAGCAAGGTGCTAGAAGTGGTAAGGAACGCATAGAATAAGGGGTGTCAGCAAGAAAATCTTTAAATTAAACCATAGACATTTTACAAATCACTGTCCTGAAAAGTCTCATATTATAACTAACGTACATAGGATTATGTTTTTCTGTTGCACTCATAAATCTGGTTATTGATATTCTTCAACACGGCACGTATTTACAGTTGCATAAATATGGGAAGTCGGTGCATTTCACACGTTTCTATGTTTTTTCCTACTGAATTCTACTCCATTGTTTGCTTCAGTCCACCTTGACGACACTGTAGATCTTTGTTACGAACCAGAAGCAAGCCGTGAAGCCAACAGTTCCtgaatataaataataatatttttacagaTTCTATACCAACCAACTCGAAAATATTTGATACCCATTGCATCAGGGTTTCTCAACCGGGGGGCCGCAAGATTCTCACGTTTTTGTGCTCGTTGTACAGAATTAGCGGCGCGAAGGCCACTGGACATGGAGCagtgaagtaaaaagtgttttgcaatcagcaatctacattttttattgatgaacAGGGGGCCACGAACCAtgaaaggttaagaaccaccGCATCATATTGAAAGATTAAGTATGATCTCACGAATTCTACTCACAAACGAAACCGCCTAAACGAATTGCAGAGAATTACGACAACATTCCGAAAAATGACAAGTGGTAATTGATCGTTATGGCGCAAAAACAACACTGCAATACCCTTAAGCGTTTTCGTTTCTGAATAAAATTGATGTGAGTATATGTGTCAAGTATGCCAACACTGTGCAGTAAACTCTGAAATACTTTCACGCCACGCAGAGGCTAACACAAGCATTACGTTGCCGtgcttgaaaaaagtcttCCTTGCTCACCTGTGAAGAGGAATATCATAATAGTCATGATGAGTGTGTATCCAAAGTAGAGCATCCCGGAGGCGAATCCTTCAACTCCAAGCTTAGTGAAGTAGAAGTGGATTGCGTAGATGAAAAAATAGACGGCAGTAAAGCCAGCTGTTAAGAACGAGCGCCACCACCAGCGATAATCCTggaacaacaaaatcataaattACCAACAGCAGACTGTGAGCTAAGATATAGAACATGTCTAGAATTATATgaataattaatattttatagaCCAGTTTCAACATCAAATAAAAACTCCTGCTTTCAACACAAGATGATCAAACAACGGTTGTCATTTGTTAGATGCTACTCCACATAGCTATTGAAGATATGCTGGAAATAGCACTAAAGATTTTACCTCAGATGCTAAATGGAAGTAGCACAGGAGAATTGTGGTTTCGCTGCAGGTTATGACAAGAATGACAGCTACCAGGAACATGAAACCGAACATGTAGTAGAGTTGATGGGCCCTGAAAAACATCAAATGAATGATGATATGAACATAATACAACAATCAGCAATTCAACACTACAGAACACTATTCCTGATCACGGGTCCGTTCTTTAAATTAAAGAAAGCTTTTGACCAACAGGataagacaccaagaaaagACGGAAAAATATCACTGACAACCATACCAACATTTATTAATTTTCCCAGCAATCTTGTGCAAGCCAATATATTGTGAAGCTTGTCACAAGCTTACCAAATTGAGCTGAGGATGAAGAATAACTGGATGAAGATGCAACCGAAGGGAAGAATTCCTCCCATGACAATGCAAGGAAGCGGCTTCGTGTACATCAACTGATCTGGGATCTGTCTTGGAATCTGATTGGTCCTTACGGGATGTTGAATCGGCTAAGGTGATGAGGGAAAGTGCAGTTTACTATCTATGCATTATAAGATGTCTTGAGAGCACTTTTTCAAAAACCCACCTGTCTTTTGTAACCGAAATATGCTCCGATGAAAGTAAGAGGCACAGAGATGCCAAACCAAAGAGCAAGTATCGCAACCAGCGTTGAGAAGGGGATGGCAGCTGAACTTCCTTCCACCCACAGGATCAGGTTCATGAGGAAGAAGATGAGAAACACAAACCTGAAGTAATCGTGACACGaggtttacaaaattttctgataaCACGATGCTGATATCAATACCAGTCTGAATACCTACCCTGAGACTAAAAATGAAGTTGTCATGACGTTGGTTTTCCATTTCTCGCCGCCGAGCGCTgtgaaaatttcaaagaaaaattgagTAGTTTAGTAGTAGAATTCACCGTCAATTAAAAGTTCAACCTACTGCTAGCTTAATTGGAAAGAAATCGCTTGTGTCACATGCCTCAAGGCAAAGGTGTTAGTGTTACCGATAAAGAGCT contains the following coding sequences:
- the LOC143448840 gene encoding prominin-1-A-like isoform X5, producing the protein MKYIFAITAVCLAFANFAMSTSLNYTDLPQENYNEVTVDISVSSLSHLFVMTRDFVNIVFLPFSSLESFLYSLVTGGVNGSSDFLNDLLNQWQALAALEVGYLACLAAGLLFIILVPLVSFIMCCCRTCCDNCGGEMIQTRKRTRSKWRHCFCVSLLIITVFIAVPCVFVFLTNEWINDVVKLFPEKTSASLDDVIKYIDSIPNQLNHITDQYGRLDQSLRTDVSDIGNTLGIPIRDEVLQMSNDSLEQFMQLSNDLDGALSALADVQSATTALDTSVAALNSQLSTEKADLDATLTSCPPAFGGCSALQASTSALDSGGDFSALGDVQTEIDNINSTLNAADTDAQISTVLQEINDIPQTVTNNTVDVVDGVLDTLTEINSTLTSSLGELPLASVQDFKSQISSVNDSIVQATTTYAENYDIYRYIAGVVLGSVFAVICAFYLIGMLMGTCSYKEERIPNLRSCSSNCGGIFIMTAVGLSFIFSWLFMILVTVTFTVGGHGERYACQILEEPYEGLKFTDKILNATGIDISATLQNPDAGLTVDGIFTSCKENESIYNALKLEYVFNITEVIQNSTAQLSGFQDQLSNVSVDLSSIQVYSPEIQSALNELKAADLASIDFASYLSEISNVVSAAQLSTYAQFLNDTADNVSSISPSFASQLRGHSYNILQIEELYLAPVTADLTRLNTSILMLQDLSQSFNTSIDATEDALIELDAYIQANGSALVTDQATQFSDALIGDVNGFMDWFGIQVTENFGACEPVYLVYTQVVSLLCDYLMDILNGLWFCLGWCVFFLLPGAIVGMKLAKFYRKLDIEDSDGYVNGPWNDMEMAAFNHSNNSNENGRSGSAKFRSAKIHPGQYY